The Acetivibrio saccincola genome window below encodes:
- a CDS encoding metal ABC transporter permease, whose product MIGYLLSIFQDYTLRTVLLGSGILGITSGILGTFTLLRKQSLLGDAVSHSALPGIAIAFLLTKSSSPVVLLSGALISGWVSSLCMMFIVKYSKIKYDGALGIVLSVFFGFGLVMLSVVQKLPNSRQAGLNKFLFGQAATLLKEDIITMGILSGIALIITFVFWKEFKLLVFNPEFGYTIGLPMKKIDILLTCLIVVAIVTGLQTVGVVLMSAMLIAPASAGRQWTDRLEIMAALAGFFGAVSGITGTLISSKTPNMPTGPVIVLISFALFAFSLLFAPKRGIISRLISAHKNNLTFKNNLKTTIRR is encoded by the coding sequence ATGATTGGATATCTGCTTTCAATATTTCAGGATTATACGTTGAGGACTGTTTTATTGGGCTCCGGAATACTAGGAATTACCTCAGGCATCTTAGGAACATTTACACTTTTAAGAAAACAAAGCCTTTTAGGAGATGCCGTTTCACACTCTGCCCTTCCTGGTATAGCTATTGCATTTTTACTTACTAAAAGCTCTTCTCCTGTTGTGCTTTTATCAGGTGCTTTAATTTCCGGGTGGGTTTCCTCTTTATGCATGATGTTTATTGTAAAATATTCCAAAATAAAATACGACGGGGCTCTTGGAATTGTATTGTCTGTTTTTTTTGGTTTTGGGTTGGTAATGTTAAGTGTTGTACAAAAGCTCCCTAATTCCAGGCAGGCTGGGCTGAATAAATTTTTATTTGGCCAGGCTGCGACCCTCCTTAAAGAAGACATTATTACAATGGGCATTTTAAGTGGCATAGCCCTTATCATAACCTTTGTCTTCTGGAAAGAGTTTAAACTCCTTGTATTTAACCCTGAGTTTGGCTATACCATTGGCCTTCCTATGAAAAAAATAGATATCCTGCTCACTTGCCTTATAGTTGTGGCAATAGTTACAGGTCTTCAAACGGTAGGAGTTGTGCTGATGAGTGCCATGCTCATTGCACCTGCCTCTGCCGGCAGGCAGTGGACTGACAGGCTGGAAATAATGGCTGCACTTGCAGGGTTTTTTGGGGCGGTATCAGGCATAACAGGGACATTAATAAGCAGCAAAACCCCTAATATGCCCACAGGTCCGGTAATTGTTCTTATTAGTTTTGCACTGTTTGCATTTTCCCTTTTATTTGCACCTAAAAGGGGTATAATAAGCAGACTTATTTCTGCTCACAAAAATAATCTGACTTTTAAAAATAATTTGAAAACTACAATCAGAAGGTAA
- a CDS encoding metal ABC transporter ATP-binding protein — translation MCKKVLEVNSLTAAYGDKPVLWDINIDVPEGIIMGIIGPNGAGKSTFIKSLLGLIKPVAGRVKIYGKPYKSVRKKVAYVPQRESVDWDFPTTVLDVVTMGLYGSIGWIKRPGKKEKQLALNALGKLGMKEYCNRQISKLSGGQQQRTFLARALVQDADLYLMDEPFQGVDALTEKAIINLIKELKNKGKTIIAVHHNLETVVEYFDWVMMLNVKCIALGPCKEVFTEENLAETYSSPEIPCQNIIIENEKSIYKSTKSALLRGEKI, via the coding sequence ATGTGTAAAAAAGTATTAGAAGTAAATTCACTTACCGCAGCATACGGTGATAAACCTGTGCTGTGGGATATAAATATAGATGTACCTGAAGGTATTATAATGGGAATTATAGGTCCTAACGGGGCCGGTAAAAGTACCTTTATAAAGTCTTTGCTGGGTCTTATAAAACCTGTGGCAGGAAGGGTAAAAATATACGGCAAACCCTACAAGAGTGTAAGGAAAAAAGTTGCATATGTTCCTCAAAGGGAAAGTGTGGACTGGGATTTTCCCACAACAGTACTTGATGTGGTTACAATGGGGCTTTATGGCAGTATTGGCTGGATTAAAAGACCCGGTAAAAAAGAAAAACAGCTGGCATTAAATGCATTGGGGAAACTTGGCATGAAGGAGTACTGCAACAGACAAATAAGCAAATTATCAGGAGGACAGCAGCAGCGTACTTTTTTGGCACGGGCTTTGGTGCAGGATGCTGACCTCTACCTGATGGATGAACCATTTCAAGGGGTGGACGCCCTCACTGAAAAAGCAATAATAAATCTTATTAAAGAGCTAAAAAATAAAGGAAAAACAATTATAGCCGTCCACCACAATTTAGAAACCGTTGTTGAGTATTTTGACTGGGTAATGATGTTAAATGTAAAGTGTATTGCATTAGGTCCCTGTAAAGAAGTGTTTACAGAAGAAAACCTGGCTGAAACTTACAGCTCCCCTGAAATCCCCTGTCAAAACATCATAATAGAGAATGAAAAAAGCATCTATAAAAGCACCAAAAGCGCCCTATTAAGGGGTGAAAAAATATGA
- the tadA gene encoding tRNA adenosine(34) deaminase TadA, with protein sequence MYEEATQHRFMNEALKEAKKAYNKGECPIGAVIVKDGVIISKGHNEKELKKDPTAHAEISAIKKACKKLDTWRLNNCDMYVTLEPCPMCAGAIIQSRIGRLFIGALDAKSGAAGSVVDLLRVPGFNHKVEVTYGILSEECSGILKDFFKKLRKG encoded by the coding sequence ATGTATGAAGAAGCAACGCAGCACCGGTTTATGAATGAGGCACTGAAGGAAGCAAAAAAAGCTTATAACAAGGGAGAATGCCCCATAGGTGCTGTTATAGTAAAGGATGGCGTAATAATATCTAAGGGGCACAATGAAAAAGAGTTAAAAAAAGACCCTACAGCCCATGCTGAAATATCTGCGATAAAGAAGGCTTGTAAAAAACTTGACACATGGAGGCTCAATAACTGTGATATGTATGTAACTCTAGAGCCCTGCCCAATGTGTGCAGGAGCTATAATCCAGTCAAGGATAGGGAGGCTTTTTATAGGCGCTTTGGATGCTAAATCAGGGGCAGCAGGTTCAGTTGTGGATTTATTAAGAGTTCCCGGGTTTAATCACAAAGTTGAAGTAACCTATGGAATTTTAAGTGAAGAGTGTTCAGGTATCCTTAAAGATTTTTTTAAAAAACTGCGCAAAGGATAA
- a CDS encoding metal ABC transporter permease, translated as MISPQFEIQLIAVVTSLACTLAGTFLVLRKMAMMSDAISHSILAGIAIAFLYTKDIHSPLLIVAATATGLVTVFLVEILKNTNLVSEDSAIGLVFTSLFSVGVIIISKYARNVHLDTDAVLLGEIAFAPFRRFYIGNIDLGPKSLYIMTAILIVNILFISLFYKELKISAFDPGLAFVLGFSPGIVHYGLMTVVSITAIGAFDTVGSILVVALMVVPPLTAYLLTDKLKFMILISAILGILSGILGYQAAHLLDVSISGSMATVSGIMFFLAFIISPQKGIIAAFRQYKKVKTSS; from the coding sequence ATGATTAGCCCTCAGTTTGAAATTCAATTAATAGCTGTTGTTACAAGTCTTGCCTGCACATTGGCAGGCACTTTTTTAGTGCTTAGGAAAATGGCAATGATGAGTGACGCCATAAGCCATTCTATTTTAGCAGGAATTGCAATTGCCTTTTTGTATACAAAAGATATCCACTCCCCTCTTCTTATAGTAGCAGCCACCGCCACAGGATTAGTTACGGTCTTTTTAGTTGAAATTTTGAAAAATACAAATCTAGTTTCTGAAGATTCCGCCATAGGTCTTGTTTTTACTTCACTTTTCAGTGTTGGTGTAATTATCATTTCAAAATATGCCCGGAATGTCCACCTTGATACAGATGCAGTTTTGCTTGGTGAAATTGCCTTTGCCCCCTTTAGAAGGTTTTATATTGGAAATATTGATTTAGGACCAAAATCCCTTTACATCATGACAGCTATACTTATCGTTAACATTTTGTTTATCTCTCTTTTTTATAAAGAATTAAAAATATCAGCCTTTGACCCGGGGCTTGCCTTTGTATTGGGATTTAGCCCGGGCATAGTCCACTATGGGCTTATGACGGTTGTTTCTATAACTGCCATCGGGGCATTCGATACAGTGGGCTCAATACTTGTAGTGGCTCTTATGGTTGTACCCCCGCTAACAGCGTATCTTTTAACGGATAAACTAAAGTTTATGATACTAATAAGTGCCATACTGGGTATACTTTCAGGTATTTTAGGCTACCAGGCTGCACATCTTCTGGACGTTTCAATTTCCGGCTCTATGGCAACTGTTTCTGGCATAATGTTTTTCCTTGCATTTATTATTTCTCCTCAAAAGGGAATTATAGCGGCTTTCAGGCAGTATAAAAAAGTAAAAACCTCCTCATAA
- a CDS encoding fibronectin type III domain-containing protein produces the protein MKKKMFSVIILLICIFAISNVNASLGLRAKPAALNSDTQINISWDSVADASYYKVYRKEYTGDDNNDDNDEGYVLLSIINVDKEKNYLYFVDTGLLPKTKYKYKVEAVKINPQDEEEIIKSETCTAETKEMQAPSIVSWNLDLNNKIINLKWINNSLATKYTAIYNEAGEEMAYLEGDGTSVSFFDPSITPGTTNKYTITSFAIVIEEQDPADDSDDDLADEPGDNSGSGLADGSGDDSGGGSGGDTGDDSGDGTGDSSGGGSGDDTGDNSGDDTGDSSGDESDDDSAGDSADINGKKASSNFEITPIKLPSITAKLDKGYVLIFWEKHPQIQQFKLERAKYMDEFWGNWEVVGVELKEDTTSIKDRISDNGIYRYRLKIDTENYTGVSNISKPITNITSPSNLQCVPVSPGRIDLSWTNPPLGDFTMLVQRKDSGSSSYKTIAQVDSNITSYSDTKDIETGKTYYYRITAIDSSGNTYSTREYKISADVPDSPKYLTIDINSPTSFTLNWNDNSNNESGFIIERRTGNGSFAEIATVSANTTYYTDSTVTSSSSYTYRVTAFNPFGKARSYTNEVAASASLLMEPPVSLIVTPVSSRQIDLSWTYADYSNHGTVIERKRGKDGDWQIVDILDTGFSSYSDTNLSSDTEYFYRVKAVIGENVFSRPYPREEAENGVYTKLLTPKDLKATWQSSGIIKLEWSGILSFDSELIIERKTENSNFVPIETISPYDLKWYDTEVENDRNYTYRVKSVNSYNSSDYSNEASVEPLTLPVPENFIVVVLSGSEVVIEWEYDEDREISGFKLERRTDPDGRWREVASLGNKVRSYRIKDLDPDEVYYFRIGAYHSSMNLKSYTQPVKVLINTVKPPSDLIVTHIRDNQYLLEWKDNSEKEEGFIIERRHGSKDFVEIGRVTENTRNFTDSGLEFNSIYYYRVRAYNSNVQSAHTNTVAVRTILKKTFGDLDSVPWAKTAINSLLGMGIVKGRSEEIFAPNDNITRAEFISLVVKTFELDRIPIGTFSDVRPEHWYYRDVMIAQNMGIVSGVGNNYFHPNRPIKREDMAVILARTLRITGNPLPHKDTSILEKFSDSHLISDYALSSLAVTHGAGIINGKGSGILAPKDFATRAEAVVMLYNILFKLD, from the coding sequence ATGAAGAAAAAAATGTTTTCTGTAATTATTTTGCTTATATGTATTTTTGCCATATCCAATGTGAATGCCTCTTTGGGCTTAAGAGCAAAGCCTGCTGCCCTAAACTCTGATACCCAGATTAATATTAGCTGGGATTCAGTGGCAGATGCATCTTATTATAAGGTATATAGAAAAGAGTACACAGGCGATGATAATAACGATGATAATGATGAAGGTTATGTGCTGCTTTCAATTATCAATGTGGATAAAGAAAAAAATTATTTGTATTTTGTTGATACCGGGCTTTTGCCTAAAACTAAATACAAATATAAAGTTGAGGCAGTAAAAATAAACCCTCAAGATGAAGAGGAAATTATAAAATCTGAAACATGTACCGCTGAAACCAAAGAAATGCAGGCACCTTCCATTGTGTCATGGAACCTGGATTTAAATAACAAGATAATAAATTTAAAGTGGATTAATAATTCCCTTGCTACCAAATACACTGCCATATACAATGAAGCGGGGGAAGAAATGGCGTATTTAGAAGGGGACGGGACTTCCGTAAGCTTTTTTGACCCTTCCATAACACCGGGGACAACAAATAAATATACAATTACCTCTTTTGCCATTGTTATTGAAGAACAGGACCCGGCGGACGACTCTGATGACGACCTGGCAGACGAACCTGGAGACAACTCCGGTAGCGGGCTGGCGGACGGCTCCGGTGATGACTCCGGTGGTGGCTCCGGCGGCGATACTGGTGATGACTCAGGTGACGGCACTGGAGATAGCTCCGGCGGCGGCTCCGGTGACGACACTGGTGATAACTCAGGTGACGACACAGGTGATAGCTCCGGTGATGAATCTGATGACGACTCTGCAGGAGATTCTGCAGACATTAACGGAAAAAAGGCTTCATCAAACTTTGAAATAACTCCCATTAAACTTCCGAGCATCACAGCAAAATTGGACAAAGGCTATGTTTTAATTTTCTGGGAAAAACACCCTCAAATACAGCAGTTTAAATTAGAAAGAGCCAAATACATGGATGAATTCTGGGGAAACTGGGAAGTTGTGGGCGTAGAGTTAAAAGAAGATACTACATCAATAAAAGACAGGATTTCGGATAATGGTATATACAGGTACAGACTTAAAATAGATACTGAAAATTATACAGGGGTTAGTAATATTTCCAAACCAATAACCAACATTACTTCACCTTCAAATTTACAGTGTGTGCCTGTAAGTCCCGGAAGGATTGACCTTAGCTGGACCAATCCTCCTTTGGGGGATTTTACCATGCTGGTACAGCGGAAAGATTCCGGCAGTTCAAGCTACAAAACCATAGCCCAGGTGGACAGCAATATAACCTCCTATTCTGACACAAAGGATATTGAAACAGGTAAAACCTATTATTATAGAATTACTGCCATAGACAGCAGCGGAAATACATATTCAACCCGGGAATACAAAATATCTGCTGATGTACCTGATTCACCTAAATACCTTACCATTGATATAAATTCTCCTACAAGCTTTACTTTAAACTGGAATGATAATTCAAATAATGAATCAGGCTTTATTATTGAAAGAAGGACAGGCAATGGAAGCTTTGCTGAAATAGCAACTGTGTCTGCAAACACCACATATTATACAGACAGTACTGTTACTTCAAGTTCAAGCTATACATACAGGGTCACTGCCTTTAATCCCTTTGGAAAAGCCCGCTCTTACACTAATGAGGTGGCAGCATCCGCTTCCCTTTTAATGGAGCCGCCTGTATCTCTTATTGTAACCCCTGTATCTTCAAGGCAAATTGATCTGTCCTGGACATATGCTGACTATTCAAATCACGGCACCGTCATTGAAAGAAAGAGAGGCAAAGACGGTGACTGGCAGATAGTGGATATATTGGACACCGGTTTTAGCAGTTACAGCGATACAAATCTTAGTTCTGATACAGAATATTTTTACAGGGTTAAGGCAGTAATCGGTGAAAATGTGTTTTCAAGACCTTACCCCAGGGAAGAGGCTGAAAACGGAGTTTATACAAAGCTATTGACCCCAAAAGATTTAAAAGCAACCTGGCAGTCTTCCGGAATAATTAAGCTGGAGTGGTCAGGTATTTTGTCCTTTGACAGTGAGCTTATAATAGAGAGAAAAACTGAAAATTCAAATTTTGTACCCATTGAAACCATATCTCCTTATGATTTAAAATGGTATGATACCGAAGTGGAAAATGACAGAAACTATACATACAGGGTTAAGTCAGTCAACTCATACAATTCTTCAGATTATTCAAATGAAGCTTCTGTTGAGCCTTTAACCCTACCTGTACCTGAAAATTTTATAGTGGTGGTATTATCAGGGTCTGAAGTTGTTATTGAATGGGAATATGATGAGGATAGGGAGATATCCGGTTTTAAGCTTGAAAGAAGAACAGACCCGGATGGCAGATGGAGGGAAGTGGCTTCTTTGGGTAATAAGGTAAGAAGCTACAGAATAAAAGATTTAGATCCTGATGAAGTTTATTATTTCAGAATCGGGGCATACCACTCTTCCATGAATTTAAAATCATATACCCAGCCTGTTAAAGTGCTTATAAATACAGTTAAACCCCCATCTGACCTGATTGTAACCCATATACGGGACAATCAATACCTTCTTGAATGGAAGGACAATTCAGAGAAGGAAGAGGGATTTATTATAGAAAGAAGACATGGCAGCAAAGACTTTGTTGAAATAGGCCGTGTAACGGAAAACACCCGGAATTTTACTGACTCGGGTCTTGAATTTAACTCAATATACTACTACAGGGTACGGGCATACAACTCAAATGTACAGTCAGCTCACACCAATACAGTTGCGGTAAGAACCATACTTAAAAAGACATTTGGTGATTTAGACTCCGTCCCCTGGGCCAAGACTGCCATAAATTCTCTATTAGGTATGGGAATAGTAAAGGGAAGGTCAGAAGAAATTTTTGCACCAAATGATAATATAACCCGTGCTGAATTTATAAGCCTTGTGGTAAAGACCTTTGAGCTTGACAGAATACCTATAGGGACTTTTTCAGATGTACGACCTGAACACTGGTATTACAGGGATGTAATGATTGCCCAAAACATGGGGATTGTATCTGGTGTAGGCAACAACTATTTTCATCCCAACCGACCCATAAAAAGAGAAGACATGGCTGTAATACTTGCCAGAACATTAAGAATTACAGGAAACCCTCTTCCTCATAAAGATACTTCAATACTGGAGAAATTTTCAGACAGTCATTTAATATCCGACTATGCCCTTTCAAGCCTTGCGGTAACTCACGGCGCAGGGATAATAAACGGTAAAGGCAGCGGTATCCTGGCACCAAAGGATTTTGCAACCAGGGCGGAAGCCGTGGTAATGCTCTACAATATTCTATTTAAACTGGATTAA
- a CDS encoding metal ABC transporter solute-binding protein, Zn/Mn family, which produces MKNALLCIFGSLILITGFFGLYIYFSNTGKCNSNRYDFCQGNESLRVVTTTTMLTDLVNILGKNILIVDGLMGPGVDPHLYQATESDVKKLQEADVIFYNGLHLEGKMSDLFEEMSKLNIPTYAVTNAIDTSKLLTPEEGLEKNYDPHIWSDVRLWKEVVEFVKEKLMALDPENAEIYADNADSYLKELDELQEYIEKKLLEVPKEKRILITAHDAFAYFGNAYDFTVIGLQGISTETEAGILDVKNLAEFILQHKVPAIFVETSVQTRHIEALQEAVLSRGFNVKIGGKLFSDSLGDPDEAEGTYTGMIKHNVDTIVDALKQ; this is translated from the coding sequence ATGAAAAATGCTCTTTTGTGCATATTTGGCTCTCTTATTTTAATCACCGGCTTTTTTGGCTTGTATATTTATTTTTCCAATACAGGTAAATGCAATTCCAATAGATATGATTTTTGTCAAGGTAATGAAAGTTTAAGGGTTGTTACAACTACAACCATGCTCACAGATTTAGTTAACATTTTAGGGAAAAATATTTTAATAGTGGATGGATTAATGGGACCTGGTGTAGATCCCCACCTTTACCAGGCTACTGAAAGTGATGTAAAAAAACTTCAAGAGGCAGACGTTATTTTTTACAACGGCCTTCATTTAGAGGGTAAAATGTCTGATTTATTTGAAGAAATGTCCAAATTAAATATACCAACATATGCAGTTACCAATGCCATAGACACTTCAAAGCTCCTTACTCCAGAGGAAGGTCTTGAAAAAAATTATGACCCCCATATATGGTCTGATGTCCGGCTGTGGAAAGAAGTTGTGGAGTTTGTCAAAGAAAAGCTTATGGCATTAGACCCTGAAAATGCAGAAATTTATGCCGATAATGCCGATAGTTACTTAAAAGAACTGGATGAACTGCAGGAATACATAGAGAAGAAGCTTTTGGAAGTTCCAAAAGAAAAAAGAATTTTAATAACAGCCCATGACGCATTTGCTTACTTTGGCAATGCATACGATTTCACAGTCATTGGCCTTCAGGGAATCAGCACAGAGACAGAAGCAGGAATTTTAGATGTAAAAAACTTAGCAGAATTTATACTGCAGCATAAAGTACCTGCAATATTTGTTGAGACATCGGTTCAAACCCGCCACATTGAGGCACTTCAGGAAGCTGTTTTGTCAAGAGGGTTCAATGTAAAAATAGGGGGAAAACTCTTTTCAGACTCCCTGGGAGACCCTGATGAAGCAGAAGGGACATACACAGGAATGATAAAACACAATGTTGATACCATTGTAGATGCCCTGAAACAGTAG
- the mgtE gene encoding magnesium transporter → MEREKKLISEKKYSILKEDLINIPPIDVADFLDTLEEKESLLIFRLLPKGMAAEVFAHLSAERQAVLFNLVNESELRSILEDLFFDDKVDLLEEMPANVVKKILKNTSEVERKLINQFLMYPDYSAGSLMTIEFVDLKKEMTIKEALESVRKNAPDKETIYTCYVTDAERHLEGTISLKDLVLADGEVKVGDIMKKKPMCVNTHDDQEDIADLFKRYDLLALPVVDNEHRLVGIITVDDIVDVIEEEATEDIYKLGAVEPTDEEYITAGIFKLARKRIVWLIFLMISATLTEFIIVSFDDKLKLFGLSAFIPLLMDTGGNAGAQASTVVIRSIVLGEVNFKDLLKVIWKEIRIGVTVGPILAVLNFTRIYFISGRPFGVALTVTLTLMATILVAKMLGGILPLCAKKLKLDPAIMASPLITTMVDSIALIIFFTIASLLLVS, encoded by the coding sequence ATTGAAAGAGAGAAAAAGCTGATAAGTGAAAAAAAATACTCTATTTTAAAAGAAGACTTGATAAATATACCACCTATTGACGTAGCAGATTTTTTAGATACTTTAGAGGAAAAAGAATCCCTGCTTATATTCAGGCTTTTGCCAAAAGGTATGGCGGCAGAGGTATTTGCCCATCTTTCAGCTGAAAGGCAGGCAGTACTATTTAATTTGGTTAATGAATCAGAGCTTAGAAGTATTTTGGAAGATTTGTTTTTTGATGATAAAGTTGACCTTTTAGAAGAAATGCCTGCAAATGTAGTAAAAAAAATACTTAAGAATACAAGTGAAGTTGAGCGGAAATTAATAAACCAGTTTTTGATGTATCCTGATTATTCTGCTGGAAGCCTGATGACAATTGAGTTTGTAGACTTAAAGAAGGAAATGACCATTAAGGAAGCCCTTGAAAGTGTTAGGAAAAATGCACCTGACAAAGAGACCATTTATACCTGCTACGTTACAGATGCAGAGAGGCATTTAGAAGGTACCATTTCTTTAAAAGATCTGGTTTTGGCTGACGGGGAAGTTAAAGTGGGAGACATAATGAAGAAAAAACCCATGTGTGTCAATACCCATGACGACCAGGAAGATATAGCAGATTTGTTTAAGAGGTATGATTTACTTGCACTGCCGGTAGTTGACAATGAACACAGGCTTGTAGGTATAATTACAGTTGACGACATAGTGGATGTAATTGAAGAAGAGGCTACAGAGGATATTTATAAGCTGGGTGCGGTGGAGCCCACAGACGAAGAATATATAACTGCAGGAATATTCAAGCTTGCACGTAAAAGAATAGTATGGCTTATATTTCTAATGATTTCAGCAACACTCACTGAATTTATAATAGTGAGCTTTGACGACAAATTAAAACTATTTGGTCTTTCTGCCTTTATACCTTTACTTATGGATACAGGAGGAAATGCAGGGGCACAGGCATCTACCGTAGTAATAAGAAGTATTGTTTTAGGTGAAGTGAATTTTAAGGATTTACTTAAGGTAATATGGAAAGAAATCCGTATAGGTGTTACCGTGGGTCCTATACTTGCTGTTTTGAATTTTACAAGAATATATTTTATATCCGGAAGGCCTTTTGGAGTAGCTTTAACCGTTACACTAACACTTATGGCAACTATTCTTGTGGCTAAAATGCTGGGCGGCATTTTGCCCCTTTGTGCAAAAAAGTTAAAGCTTGACCCTGCGATAATGGCAAGTCCTCTTATAACAACTATGGTGGACTCAATAGCCCTTATTATATTTTTTACAATTGCATCGCTGCTTCTGGTTTCTTAG